In Falco naumanni isolate bFalNau1 chromosome 15, bFalNau1.pat, whole genome shotgun sequence, the DNA window GAATGCGGGATGCAGGCGTCTGGCAGCTTCTCCCACCCCAACCCACTCTGTCCTCTCCCTGGGGACCCTGCACCAGTTCATCCCACCGGGGAAGCCCCACACACCTTGCATCTGCACCAGGAACTCCGTCTTGATGCGCCTCGCCGCCTCACTTTCGTTCTCATTGCGGGAGCCGCACAGCGAGTCCACCTCGTCGATGAAGATGATGGAGGGCTTGTGCTGCCTTGCCAGCTCAAACAGGTTCTTCACCAGCCTGGGAACAAAGCAGAGGACAGGGCACCCCGCTCAGGGACCCTCCACAGCACCAACAGCACCCAGAGCCCGTGACAGCCCCAGGGCAAGGAGCCACAcatgctgccagctcctcctgcccctgcccaccctgggaACCCTGCGCTGGCAGCCAGGTGACTTCCATGCCAGAAGGGCTGTCCCTGGGCTGTGGAGCATCACGAGGGCCTGCGCTCTCCCCTGCAACCCTTTATCTGCGTTAACAGTGGTCACCGATGCCGGTggctcctctgccccagccacaGCTCTAGCACTGCCAGTGCAGCCAGCGGCAGCAGCAGTCATGCACCCCTGCTGCCAGCTTACTTCTCGCTCTCTCCCAGCCACTTCGACATCAGGTCGGAGGATGACACAGAGAAGAAGGTGGAGTTGTTGGCTTCAGTGGCCACGGCCTTGGCCAAGTAGGACTTGCCGGTGCCAGGGGGCCCAAAGAGCAGGATCCCTCGCCAGGGCGTCCGCTTCCCTGTGACAGAGGCCAGTGTCACGGCTCCCCAGTCTCTGTGCTGGCCGGATCCGCATGGGCCCACAGGGACACGCATCCCTGCTGCTCAGGGTCACCCCCCCAGCACACGTTTGCTACAGCTGCCACCTCATGACACTTCCTCCATGGGCAAGTGGCAGCCGTGGCACTGCCGTGACCCTCACCAGTAAACAAGTGTGGGAACTTGATGGGCAGgatcacagcctccttcagagCTTCCTTGGCTCCTTCCAGGCCAGCCACGTCACTCCACCGCACGTTGGGCTTCTCCATCATGATGGCACCTGCAAGGAGTTTGCTTTGCTCACATGGCCCCGCAGAGATGGGCACCATGCTCCCGATGTCTGACAAGAGCTGGGTGAGCCAGagccctcttccctccccacacctccatgccccccaccccaaccccactGCCCCTTGGCACAGAGGCCAGTTTGCAGGCTAGCAgacccagcaatgtgccccTGGGTCCCAGTCCCATAGCttgtccccctccccacagccacccctcGTGATGGCTGTCTGGGAATCCCTCCACTaaccccacagccagccagcacaaCCGTGCCCGCCACAGCTGCCGCAGCCCCTCACCCATCAGCTGTTCCTGCAGCTTCTTCTTCTCCGGGTTTTCGCCCTCGCTGTCACTGTCACTCCTGGGGAGAGAGGACATGGGTCAGGAGCAGAACTGGCCCTGGTAGGGCAGCAGGGTCCCGTCGGCTCCACCGCCAAGCCGGGGGTCGTCACACCCTCACGCACCCCTTGTTGTCATTCTGGGACTCTTTAACCGGCTTCTTGCCCTGCTTGTCCTTGCTGCGCAGGTACTCCTTCAGCTTCTCCGCCCGGTCCAAGTACTGCGTGCACTTGGCGCGGATGCTCTCCTTCGCCTTGTCACTGTGCGCCTCATCTGTGGAGACCCCCAGGCATCACCCACGGCCCCATGCCACCGCTGGCACCCCCACGGCCCCCTCTGGAGCCCCCCGCGCTGTGGCAGGAGGACGCCAGCCCCGCCTCACATTTGATGGCATGTAGGAAGCACTCCACGGCGTGCTGGTACAGCCGCAGCGCCTCCTCATAGTTCTTGGCCTTGTCCTCTTCGGTGGCTCTGGTGACCAGGTCGATGGCTTTCTGGTGGGGGAGCGTGCAGCACCATCAGCCACGGAGCGGCACCGGGGCTGGAGCTGGATGAGGCCCTTCCCCACCCCGAGGGAGCGCCTGCTCCCACCGGGGCGGCCAGCGGGGCCCTTGGCCCCGGTGGGACAAGGCCTAGCTCCTTCCCCACCGCCCCCGCCGGGCACACCGCAGGACGAGACCACCGTAGCGGCGCCTGGCACCGGGGCAGGGTGAGGCCTCTCCCCAGCCGGCACCGGGTGAGGCCCGCCCCTCGCCGGCACGGCACCGGAGCAGGGTGAGGCCCGCCCCCGGCCAGTACCGCACCAGGGCCGGTGAGGCCTCTCTCCGCCGGCACAGCACCGGGGCAGGGTGAGGCCTAGCCCGGCCGCACGGCAGCGGCCCCGGAGCGGGTGAGCGctgcccggcgcggcccgggagtggggcaggggggcccTGGCAGCCCGCAGCCCCGTACCTGCAGGGTGGCCGCTGTCATCTCATCGCCCGGTGCGGCCGCTCCtggcgcggcccggcccggcggcggcggcggggcccgaGGGACCGCCCGCGACTGCGGCTCTACGCCAGGGCGCCCCCTGCCGGCACCCGCCGGCGCCCCGGGGCGGGACCTGCCGCGGctccgccccccgccgcgcgcCTCCGGGGCGGCCCCGCACACACGGGGGcggggcgtgtgtgtgtgcgtgtctgTGTCGGCgtctgtgtatctgtgtgtcTTTGTGTGTCggtgtgtttgtgtctgtgatgcgtgtgtatgtgtgcactTCCCTGCGTGTGCACCCCTGCATATACCCCTACGTGTCTGTGCACACCTACACGCGTGCCCTCCCCAGCACATGTGCACCCCCGCCGCCGTGCCCAGCCCGGGTGCACCCACATACACCGACAAGCCCCTGTGGTGTGTGCACCCCTACCTGTGTGCACGTGCACACCCCCACACCTGCCTGTACGTGTGTGTGCACCCACAGACCCGCAGGCACACGTGTATGCTATGCACGAGCACACACACGTGTGGTGTGCACCTGCACACACAGTGTGCACACTTGTACccacacacgtgtgcacaccCACACGCAGAGCACACACGTGCCCAGCGTGTACCCACACACACCCACGCGTGCACACCCGGGGTACATGGGACTGGGATCAGCACTGTCTGGGGGGCTCCCTgccactgcccccagcccagcctgcaggtACCTGTGCCCACCGATGACCCCCCCACtcgccccaccccaccccccagcacaaCTAGCCCCCTGCTCCAATCCTCCCCCCCCAGGCTCTCCCCAGTACATCCCAGTCCTTCTTGTACTGGgtgcccagtgctgcccaccCACTCCAgtaggcacacacacacacacgcacccacccccccatccccccaagAGAGAGACTCGGAGCCCCCAGAAATGGCAATCTGATATAAATAGCGATTTacaaagaatacaaaaataaagggtGGGGGTGGTGCCGGGGGGAGGCACCGGGGGGTCCAGCAGCTGTAGTGCTTGTGTGCAACCCGGGACCCCCCTAGGAccccccagccagcacagccccccaggaagcagaaaaatgtgcagAGAAGTTTGGCTGGGGGGTAACAGGGCTTCAGCCAGGAGGGGACAGCCCcggaggggggggaggggtcctgctcctgccatgcctgggacccccaccaccaccccagggTGTGGGAGCTGCCCCCCCAGGGAGTACAAAAAGCGAAAGTGCATCAGTCCACACATCCTGCCCCAAATGCGGAGGGGTCGACCCGCAGAGCAGCTCCCGGGCAGGgggggcagaggctgcagtgccggggggcagcacagctggggggcagcagcccgtggggctccccaggcagcccagcccccacctgcccagggcagcacagacacaacagttgttttctggctttggaaggtttgggggggggggagggccCTCCCGGGTGGGGGGGTTGGTGCAGCTGGTGGGGGGACAGCCCCTTTTGTACTCTTCAGCGCGTCGAGTAGGACAAGAatgtcccccccaccccctgcgCAGGGCACTGGgaccctgtgctgcagcaatgGGGGTCCGGCAGCCTGAGCTCCACCCCATGGCCGGGGGGACACAATGTGACCCCCCTTGGGAGGACCCCaaggcgggggtggggggcgcaCTGGCTGCCCCAGACACAGCTGGAGGGAGCACCTGGGGTCCCCCACACGTCAGGGCTGGGCTCACCCCACCCCAAGGCACAGTGGTGAGATCAGCGATGGCTTCAGGCCCGAGGAGGGGGGGTTAAAGCTGGTGCCTGTGCCCTGGCCCCCCtggcactggggcaggggggaggccAGGACCACCGGTGTGGAGCAGAAGGGCTCACCCCCCCGGGCAGCCATCCTGCCACAACCCCGGCAGCTCTCAGGGCTGCCAGTCTGGCCCCAGCAAGGCACTggcggggcaggaggggcaTGGGGCCCCTCCGCTGGTTTGTGgtggggggaggcggggggccggggccccCTACGCCAGCAGCCCCATGCGGGTGACTTTGGCCGAGAGGAAGGTGTGCAGGATGAAGACGATGGGCTTGGGGCAGGAGTGCAGGTCCAGCGCCTGGGGTTGGGGGAGGGAAGATAGAGAGCAGTGTCAGCCCCCCACCAGCATGCCAAACCCCacggggggcactgggggggctcccagctggggctgggggcccccAGCCAGTGCTGCCCAGTGGTACTCAGCAGCCACgatgctgcagggatgggggggaaaGCAAGAGCCACCCCTGGaggacaccccccacccccaccccaccccccgccataAATCGGGGtggggagccctgctgcccagtCCTCACCAGCTCGCCCTCAGGACCCCCGAAGTCCAGGTAGAGGGTCCTGATGCCATCGTCCGCCGACATCTTCAGCCTCTCGTAGGGGTAGCGGAAGAGGACACTGCTGCCCGGCTCCTCTCGGCAGATGGTGAAGCCGCCCTCGTAGTGGATGGAGAGCTGGACCTCCTGCCCGCCCAGCGTGCAGCCTGTGGGCACGGGCAcgctcagcccccccccccggtcaCCCAGGTCCCACCAACCCAACCAGCAACCCAGCAGGGGACACCTGCAGCACCACACTCACCCACAGTCACCTCCTTCATCAGCTCGGCGGCGGCGTGGCAGCCCTGGACGAGGACACGCGTCCAGGAGGAGAGGTCCCGGTGGGTTTCCACACGGAAAACGTGCATCTCCACGCCCTGGCGAGAGCCCGTCCGGGTGGCGAAGGTGAGCTCGCAGCCCAGTGCGGGCGAGCGGCGGCCTGAGCCTGAGTGGACCAGCctggggacaggacaggacacaTGGACAGAGAAGGGGGTCGGGGGTGTAACGGCAGTGCCAGCACCATGCTGCCCCATGCCCGTTGGTGTTTTGGGGTCTCCCCACCCAGCTCTGGTgagaggcagagctggatgTGGCCAAGGGGTGCTGGTACCCAGCAGCCACAGGTGGACAgagccagccccccagcccacctggTAGCCACCAGCGGGTAGCTGTGGCAAGGGGAAGCCCAGGCATCCCTGGTCCAGGGCATGCCATCGTACAGCAGCAGGTCCTTCTCCGTTACCGCCATGAGGACCGGCCGCCACTGCTGCCGCCCTCCGTCCAGGCGTGCCTGCACGAGACACGAGCGCACGGTGAGGGGCTGCTGGCATCCCGCTCCCCACACCCACAGCTGTGCCAACCCCAAGCCAGCGGCTCTGCGCTGCCGGGCTCTTGGCAGCATCATGCAAAGCTGCGCAAGGCGCTGCCGAGGGTGGCCGTCCTGGAAAGCTGGGCCGCCCCAAGCTCACCAGCGTGCCCAGGCAGGCTGCGGCTCTCAGGCAGTGAACTCGCGGAAGAGCAAGGAGGTGACAAGCATCTCCAGCTGGGAATCCCGGCGGGAAAGGGGACTGAGGGCACAGGAAGCGCGGCCTTCGCTGCAGCGCGGCCGGccggctggggagcagcagagcccgGTGGCACGGCTCTCCAGCCACGCAGCTGCAGCCACCGCCCCAGCGGCACGGCTGTCCCCAGGGACGGCGCTGGGCAGCGGCTCCGGTGGCACATACCTGCTCAGCCAGCCAGGCGATGTGCTTCACCTCCCTGCCGCCGGCCACGGTGCCACCGGTGCCCAGCATGGCGTTGAGCTCGGCCAGGACCTGGGGCAGCAGGGCGGCGATGTTGGCGTGCAGCGCGGTGAACCAGGAGTGCGCTGTCGCCGTGTCCTTGCAGCGCAGGATCAGGGTGTTCCGGCTGTCCGGCGAGTGCAGCTCGATCAGCCTGCCAGGGGACACGGTGCTGGCTGGGACGACGGTGGCACCCGGCTGAGCAtgcccctgcctgtgcc includes these proteins:
- the SNTB2 gene encoding beta-2-syntrophin isoform X1; translation: MAVWTRACKTGLLELLLRERWVRVAAELSGEALSLTAEPGGGETAVLNGVVNGNAEAAPGCVRRVRVVKAEAGGLGISIKGGRENRMPVLISRIFPGLAAERSGALRLGDAILAVNGVDLRDATHDQAVQALKRAGREVILEVKFMREVTPYIKKPSLVSDLPWEGAAPQSPSLSGSEDSGSPQHQCPRDRKVIPLKMCFAARNLSMPDLENRLIELHSPDSRNTLILRCKDTATAHSWFTALHANIAALLPQVLAELNAMLGTGGTVAGGREVKHIAWLAEQARLDGGRQQWRPVLMAVTEKDLLLYDGMPWTRDAWASPCHSYPLVATRLVHSGSGRRSPALGCELTFATRTGSRQGVEMHVFRVETHRDLSSWTRVLVQGCHAAAELMKEVTVGCTLGGQEVQLSIHYEGGFTICREEPGSSVLFRYPYERLKMSADDGIRTLYLDFGGPEGELALDLHSCPKPIVFILHTFLSAKVTRMGLLA
- the VPS4A gene encoding vacuolar protein sorting-associated protein 4A produces the protein MTAATLQKAIDLVTRATEEDKAKNYEEALRLYQHAVECFLHAIKYEAHSDKAKESIRAKCTQYLDRAEKLKEYLRSKDKQGKKPVKESQNDNKGSDSDSEGENPEKKKLQEQLMGAIMMEKPNVRWSDVAGLEGAKEALKEAVILPIKFPHLFTGKRTPWRGILLFGPPGTGKSYLAKAVATEANNSTFFSVSSSDLMSKWLGESEKLVKNLFELARQHKPSIIFIDEVDSLCGSRNENESEAARRIKTEFLVQMQGVGNSSDGILVLGATNIPWVLDSAIRRRFEKRIYIPLPEEAARAQMFKIHLGNTPHCLTDANIQELACKTDGYSGADISIIVRDALMQPVRKVQSATHFKKVRGPSRTTPGAFVDDLLTPCSPGDPGATEMTWMEVPSDKLMEPIVCMSDMLRSLATTRPTVNADDLLKVKKFTEDFGQEG
- the SNTB2 gene encoding beta-2-syntrophin isoform X2, which gives rise to MAVWTRACKTGLLELLLRERWVRVAAELSGEALSLTAEPGGGETAVLNGVVNGNAEAAPGCVRRVRVVKAEAGGLGISIKGGRENRMPVLISRIFPGLAAERSGALRLGDAILAVNGVDLRDATHDQAVQALKRAGREVILEVKFMREVTPYIKKPSLVSDLPWEGAAPQSPSLSGSEDSGSPQHQCPRDRKVIPLKMCFAARNLSMPDLENRLIELHSPDSRNTLILRCKDTATAHSWFTALHANIAALLPQVLAELNAMLGTGGTVAGGREVKHIAWLAEQARLDGGRQQWRPVLMAVTEKDLLLYDGMPWTRDAWASPCHSYPLVATRLVHSGSGRRSPALGCELTFATRTGSRQGVEMHVFRVETHRDLSSWTRVLVQGCHAAAELMKEVTVGGPALHPLRGRLHHLPRGAGQQCPLPLPLREAEDVGGRWHQDPLPGLRGS